A single genomic interval of Salmo trutta chromosome 13, fSalTru1.1, whole genome shotgun sequence harbors:
- the LOC115205329 gene encoding FERM and PDZ domain-containing protein 1 isoform X2, producing the protein MEEKERSRSRSLSRSRRATRVQQVVGTLIRRTRESLSRERILGDGRSNRSGSVTSQNFPVRLTVQIIRDPVLDSSGHGFSLSRQHPLLVRDVATGGPAEGILYPGDQVLQINDLLVDHLSYEQLQDITMDLEDFVTMTILRNMTGPKSSIMSAEKRARLRSNPIKVRFAEEVVVNGHTQGNSLLFLPNVLKVYLENGQTKAFKFDTTTTVKDIVLTLKDKLSIRCIEYFALVLEQQYSITKLLLLHEDEFIHKVVQKKENSSHDYRCLFRVCFIPRDPLELLQEDPTAFEYLFLQSVGDVLQERFAVEMKCTTALRLAALHMHERLNSIGSTRTSIRSITKEFGLDSFISPTLLSNMREKDLRKAISYHLKKIQSLLEPQQKVIPATQARLAYLTQLAELISYGGRSYTATMMLQDREALVSLLVGARYGLSQVVNHKLNMVSTLVDFSSISRVELLSESDRVSLLRISLHDIKPFALLMDSLAAKDLACLLGGYCKLLVDPRVCVFRLGRPKVRVHRIPAEEGYVSRCCSDSDDSSDEDYPAEPPPTHTRKRHAPASKDREGWRREKEEQRGAEGKKERAEKEDKDKHEVKIIVTSEKDMEVEEEDGREDGGSEIHLGGNDNKGPVEQDMVLDTNWYHTDPRVNSSFSSLSSGSLSAALEESGATAAARGEDPAKASSRVDALREDSPSRRSKKPTRGITTLDVHHPFLLEVTAPSPQRQREGATGSTASAPVRPTNLSYRSNDSSCLCFAELSQGSYLPSPPEATSDEEETEEVEDDDDEEELRRLSKIPSQIDLRLIDKICARSNKTASNNKLDIPRIIPNLTSFCEKRTVCSSAHKGEERLSIHSGDSEPFLTPSPNPPPPIARESASESDDEFFDAQERFTPPVPSDGTENSLDAADIKRHSKRWSGTGNGLPVVPEREPPSPLKKKHSSADHKKQQETQQDPKPHSNQVSTQRVDAKTKPPPLAPKPQLPIKPELAPKPQMGPQRSPQRGGPYSHCNGDAGGGHAGLLEVDTMEPDTMEFKSVTSGAGGPPLASPLITAVRKSQQPPAGPQGVENGPKIENSSKQENGSKNGTHHVLPKDCVPVTADKQTADVETKTNRVSLLKGEVRTEVGVDPPKKLPSLSPIPHSASGDEIRLSLSTPPPLSPKPSPPSLHPLSVLPIPVSPNEKEGMCPPNGLHPWVSCNGSNQTGRRVSLSHENLSPKNTDAPLSLTTSLTTSSKGTAGEPESTGRSGSGSDLRVSSSSLGGRLPTSALRGRIQALPWYMTRSQEILGTLDHSSTSSINGDVTSGYGSGLSVSGASEVSKVTAQATVGETAGGKGKKEGVEDGAEVVIATIKEFQEVTPRAKEANGTSGSHPNLTLRENSAHVSEPYRFLGSCKSEQPQSRPHSEVGLGGGSGPPLEGDSLEHTPPPAHREACGCRTVYANCFSGDVEDGCGFDEELTIYEFSKRTRPKPAHSTPLASPTSPIPSPNILSLLRDTPRPLSTLSTTSSELSPLLSRPVSPTPPIGSLRSLTNKHYVGLKGGFVSLRQDINQLLLILDGPPPSSEPSKTDQDEGGEGGPNPTQGDGPTACCGGASPPPMTEPERNLLQAEARRLATGCQRATRVGWAPEEALRSLSNSFSALVQLSAACLRTHPCPGCDVCRNGGQIQSTDDDGGQKEALDKLKEIVGLYREFVGAVETAGAGAGSGGGMGSGDGQGEGEGVRLLAKRCTVLISSVFALTQLFRTHSPDTPGHTPLNF; encoded by the exons atggaggagaaagagaggagtagGAGTCGGTCTCTGTCTCGTAGCCGTAGGGCCACCCGGGTGCAGCAGGTGGTGGGGACGTTGATCAGACGCACCCGCGAATCACTCAGCAG AGAGCGGATCCTTGGGGATGGGAGGTCCAACCGGTCTGGCAGCGTGACCAGTCAGAACTTCCCAGTGAGGCTAACGGTTCAGATCATCAGAGACCCGGTGTTGGACTCCAGCGGTCATGGGTTCTCCCTCTCCAGAcagcaccctctgctggtcagggaCGTGGCTACAG gaggccCAGCAGAGGGCATACTGTACCCTGGAGACCAGGTGTTACAGATCAATGACCTGCTGGTGGACCATCTCAGCTATGAACAGCTGCAAGACATCACCAT GGACTTGGAGGACTTTGTCACAATGACAATCCTAAGGAACATGaca GGTCCTAAGTCGTCCATCATGTCGGCAGAGAAGAGGGCTCGTCTGAGGAGTAACCCGATCAAAGTACGCTTCGCAGAGGAAGTGGTTGTCAACGGTCACACTCAG GGGAACTCTCTTCTGTTCCTGCCCAATGTTCTGAAGGTGTATCTGGAGAACGGACAGACCAAGGCCTTCAAGTTTGACACTACCACCACCGTCAAA gACATCGTTCTGACTCTGAAGGACAAGTTGTCTATCCGCTGCATTGAGTACTTTGCTCTGGTGCTGGAACAGCAGTACAGCATCACCAAGCTACTGCTGCTGCACGAGGACGAGTTCATACACAAG GTGGTGCAGAAGAAGGAGAACAGCAGCCATGACTACAGGTGTCTGTTCCGGGTGTGTTTCATTCCCAGAGACCCCCTGGAGCTGCTACAGGAAGACCCCACCGCCTTCGAGTACCTCTTCCTCCAG agcGTCGGGGACGTTCTACAGGAGAGGTTTGCGGTGGAGATGAAGTGTACCACTGCACTGCGTCTGGCTGCCCTGCACATGCACGAGAGACTGAACAGTATAGGCTCCACCCGGACCTCTATCAGGAGCATCAC GAAAGAGTTTGGTCTGGACAGCTTCATCTCTCCCACTCTGCTTAGTAACATGAGAGAGAAGGACCTGAGGAAAGCCATCAGCTACCACCTCAAGAAGATCCAGTCACTGCTGGAGCCACAACAGAAG gtgATCCCCGCCACCCAGGCCCGGCTGGCCTACCTCACCCAGCTTGCAGAGCTCATCTCCTACGGGGGCCGCTCCTACACAGCCACCATGATG TTGCAGGACCGGGAGGCGCTGGTCAGTCTGTTGGTGGGGGCGCGCTATGGCCTGAGTCAGGTGGTTAACCACAAGCTCAACATGGTGTCCACCCTGGTAGACTTCAGCAGCATCAGTAGAGTGGAGCTGCTCTCTGAGTCAGACAGAGTCAGCCTGCTACGCATCTCCCTGCACGACATCAAG cctttTGCCTTACTGATGGACTCTCTGGCAGCCAAAGACCTGGCGTGTCTACTGGGGGGCTACTGCAAGCTCCTGGTGGaccccagagtgtgtgtgttccgtctGGGACGCCCCAAGGTCCGGGTGCACAGGATACCTGCTGAAGAAG GCTATGTGTCCCGCTGCTGTAGTGACTCCGATGACTCTTCAGATGAGGACTACCCCGCCGAGCCTCCACCAACGCACACCCGCAAACGCCACGCACCCGCCAGCAAAGacagggaggggtggaggagagaaaaggaggagcagagaggagcggagggaaagaaagaaagagctgAAAAAGAAGACAAAGACAAACATGAGGTGAAGATCATTGTGACGTCAGAGAAGGACATGGAAGTTGAGGAGGAGGACGGAAGAGAAGATGGAGGAAGCGAGATACATCTAGGAGGTAACGACAATAAAGGACCAGTGGAACAGGACATGGTACTGGATACCAACTGGTACCACACAGACCCGCGGGTCAACAGTAGCTTCTCCAGCCTGTCCAGTGGCTCTTTAAGTGCTGCCCTGGAGGAAAGCGGTGCCACAGCTGCAGCCAGGGGAGAGGACCCAGCCAAGGCCTCCTCTCGCGTGGACGCCCTGCGTGAGGACAGCCCCTCTCGCCGGTCCAAAAAGCCGACTCGGGGGATCACCACCCTGGATGTCCACCATCCGTTCCTCCTGGAGGTCACAGCTCCCTCTCCACAGCGCCAGAGAGAGGGCGCCACCGGCAGCACGGCCTCCGCCCCCGTGCGCCCCACCAACCTGAGTTACCGTAGCAACGATAGCTCGTGTCTTTGCTTCGCCGAGCTTTCCCAAGGCAGCTACCTCCCCAGCCCCCCCGAGGCCACCAGCGACGAGGAGGAGACGGAGGAAGTTGAGGACGACGATGATGAGGAGGAACTGAGACGGCTCTCTAAGATACCCAGTCAGATAGACCTGCGCCTCATCGACAAGATCTGCGCCCGGTCTAACAAAACTGCTTCCAACAACAAGTTAGACATCCCCAGAATCATCCCCAACCTCACCTCCTTCTGTGAAAAGAGGACTGTTTGTAGCTCCGCCCACAAAGGGGAGGAGCGTCTATCAATTCACTCTGGAGATTCCGAGCCTTTCCTCACGCCGTCccctaaccctcctcctcctattGCTAGGGAAAGTGCTTCGGAGTCAGATGATGAGTTCTTTGATGCCCAGGAGCGGTTCACTCCTCCAGTTCCTTCTGATGGTACAG aaaaCAGTTTGGATGCGGCTGACATTAAGAGGCACAGTAAACGCTGGAGTGGCACAGGGAATGGACTGCCAGTGGTACCAGAGAGGGAGCCTCCCTCACCCCTCAAAAAGAAGCACTCCTCCGCTGACCACAAGAAACAGCAGGAGACCCAACAAGACCCAAAGCCCCACTCAAACCAGGTTTCCACTCAGAGGGTTGATGCCAAGACCAAGCCTCCACCATTGGCCCCCAAGCCCCAGCTACCCATAAAACCTGAACTGGCCCCCAAGCCCCAGATGGGCCCCCAGAGGTCTCCCCAGCGCGGCGGTCCATACTCCCACTGTAACGGAGATGCTGGTGGGGGCCATGCGGGCCTGCTGGAGGTAGACACCATGGAACCAGACACCATGGAGTTTAAATCAGTCACCTCGGGAGCGGGGGGGCCTCCGCTCGCCTCCCCCCTCATCACGGCGGTACGGAAGAGCCAGCAACCCCCTGCTGGTCCACAGGGTGTGGAGAACGGGCCCAAGATAGAGAACAGTTCTAAGCAAGAGAACGGTTCTAAGAACGGGACTCATCACGTGCTTCCTAAGGACTGTGTTCCGGTCACTGCTGACAAGCAGACAGCTGATGTTGAAACTAAAACAAACAGGGTTTCCCTGCTGAAGGGAGAGGTCAGAACAGAGGTTGGTGTGGACCCCCCGAAAAAGCTGCCAAGTTTGTCCCCCATTCCACATTCTGCTTCAGGAGATGAGATCAGGTTGAGCCTGTCCACccctccaccactctctcccaaaccctcccctccttctctccatcccctaTCAGTCCTCCCCATCCCGGTCTCACCAAATGAGAAAGAGGGGATGTGTCCGCCGAATGGCCTCCACCCCTGGGTTAGTTGCAACGGGAGCAATCAGACTGGGAGGAGGGTCTCTCTGAGTCACGAGAACCTGTCGCCCAAAAATACAGACGCCCCCCTCAGCCTGACCACCTCCCTCACCACCTCCTCTAAAGGGACAGCGGGAGAACCAGAGAGCACAGGAAGGTCAGGGTCAGGTTCAGACCTGAGGGTCAGCTCATCCAGCCTGGGGGGCCGTCTGCCTACCTCAGCCCTGAGAGGGAGGATCCAGGCCCTGCCCTGGTACATGACCCGCTCCCAGGAGATCCTGGGCACCCTGGACCACTCTTCCACCAGCTCCATCAACGGGGATGTCACTTCCGGCTACGGCTCCGGTCTGTCAGTCAGCGGCGCCTCTGAGGTCAGCAAGGTCACTGCCCAGGCAACAGTTGGTGAGACTGCAGGGGGAAAAGGGAAGAAGGAAGGGGTGGAGGATGGAGCTGAGGTTGTCATAGCAACCATCAAAGAGTTCCAGGAAGTGACTCCGCGTGCGAAGGAGGCCAACGGGACGAGCGGGTCGCACCCCAACCTGACCCTGAGAGAAAACAGCGCACACGTCTCAGAACCCTACAGATTCCTGGGGTCCTGCAAGTCGGAGCAGCCTCAGTCCAGGCCCCACTCAGAGGTGGGGTTAGGGGGCGGTTCAGGCCCGCCCCTAGAGGGGGACTCTCTGGAGCACACCCCTCCCCCTGCCCACCGTGAGGCCTGCGGCTGCCGCACCGTCTATGCCAACTGCTTCAGCGGTGACGTGGAGGACGGCTGCGGCTTCGACGAGGAGCTCACCATCTACGAGTTCTCCAAACGCACGCGCCCCAAACCAGCCCATTCTACACCCCTggcctcccccacctcccccatccCCTCCCCAAACATCCTGTCCCTGCTGAGAGACACCCCTCgacccctctctaccctctccaccACCTCCTCAGAGCTCAGCCCACTCCTGTCCCGCCCTGTCTCCCCCACGCCCCCCATCGGCTCCCTGCGTTCCCTCACCAACAAGCACTACGTGGGGCTGAAAGGGGGCTTCGTCTCCCTGAGACAGGACATCAATCAGCTCCTACTGATCCTGGATGGGCCACCACCATCATCAGAACCCTCCAAAACAGATCAGGATGAGGGTGGAGAAGGGGGACCCAACCCAACCCAAGGGGACGGTCCAACCGCGTGCTGTGGAGGTGCAAGTCCTCCGCCCATGACGGAGCCTGAGAGGAATTTACTCCAGGCGGAGGCACGGCGGTTGGCAACAGGGTGCCAACGTGCCACGCGTGTGGGCTGGGCTCCAGAGGAGGCGCTTCGTTCCTTATCCAACAGTTTCAGTGCCCTGGTGCAGCTCTCCGCAGCCTGCCTGAGAACACACCCCTGTCCTGGATGTGACGTCTGCCGCAACGGGGGTCAGATCCAGAGCACTGATGATGATGGGGGCCAGAAGGAGGCTCTGGACAAGCTGAAGGAGATCGTAGGGCTGTACAGGGAGTTTGTTGGGGCTGTGGAGACTGCTGGAGCCGGGGCCGGGTCTGGCGGTGGGATGGGGTctggagatggacagggagagggCGAGGGGGTGAGGCTACTGGCCAAACGGTGCACGGTGCTCATCTCTTCCGTCTTTGCGCTAACACAGCTATTCAGGACGCACTCGCCGGACACGCCGGGTCACACACCTCTCAACTTTTGA
- the LOC115205329 gene encoding FERM and PDZ domain-containing protein 1 isoform X1: protein MEEKERSRSRSLSRSRRATRVQQVVGTLIRRTRESLSRERILGDGRSNRSGSVTSQNFPVRLTVQIIRDPVLDSSGHGFSLSRQHPLLVRDVATGGPAEGILYPGDQVLQINDLLVDHLSYEQLQDITMDLEDFVTMTILRNMTGPKSSIMSAEKRARLRSNPIKVRFAEEVVVNGHTQGNSLLFLPNVLKVYLENGQTKAFKFDTTTTVKDIVLTLKDKLSIRCIEYFALVLEQQYSITKLLLLHEDEFIHKVVQKKENSSHDYRCLFRVCFIPRDPLELLQEDPTAFEYLFLQSVGDVLQERFAVEMKCTTALRLAALHMHERLNSIGSTRTSIRSITKEFGLDSFISPTLLSNMREKDLRKAISYHLKKIQSLLEPQQKVIPATQARLAYLTQLAELISYGGRSYTATMMLQDREALVSLLVGARYGLSQVVNHKLNMVSTLVDFSSISRVELLSESDRVSLLRISLHDIKPFALLMDSLAAKDLACLLGGYCKLLVDPRVCVFRLGRPKVRVHRIPAEEGVCEGKFTVIEGVCYESLTSYVSRCCSDSDDSSDEDYPAEPPPTHTRKRHAPASKDREGWRREKEEQRGAEGKKERAEKEDKDKHEVKIIVTSEKDMEVEEEDGREDGGSEIHLGGNDNKGPVEQDMVLDTNWYHTDPRVNSSFSSLSSGSLSAALEESGATAAARGEDPAKASSRVDALREDSPSRRSKKPTRGITTLDVHHPFLLEVTAPSPQRQREGATGSTASAPVRPTNLSYRSNDSSCLCFAELSQGSYLPSPPEATSDEEETEEVEDDDDEEELRRLSKIPSQIDLRLIDKICARSNKTASNNKLDIPRIIPNLTSFCEKRTVCSSAHKGEERLSIHSGDSEPFLTPSPNPPPPIARESASESDDEFFDAQERFTPPVPSDGTENSLDAADIKRHSKRWSGTGNGLPVVPEREPPSPLKKKHSSADHKKQQETQQDPKPHSNQVSTQRVDAKTKPPPLAPKPQLPIKPELAPKPQMGPQRSPQRGGPYSHCNGDAGGGHAGLLEVDTMEPDTMEFKSVTSGAGGPPLASPLITAVRKSQQPPAGPQGVENGPKIENSSKQENGSKNGTHHVLPKDCVPVTADKQTADVETKTNRVSLLKGEVRTEVGVDPPKKLPSLSPIPHSASGDEIRLSLSTPPPLSPKPSPPSLHPLSVLPIPVSPNEKEGMCPPNGLHPWVSCNGSNQTGRRVSLSHENLSPKNTDAPLSLTTSLTTSSKGTAGEPESTGRSGSGSDLRVSSSSLGGRLPTSALRGRIQALPWYMTRSQEILGTLDHSSTSSINGDVTSGYGSGLSVSGASEVSKVTAQATVGETAGGKGKKEGVEDGAEVVIATIKEFQEVTPRAKEANGTSGSHPNLTLRENSAHVSEPYRFLGSCKSEQPQSRPHSEVGLGGGSGPPLEGDSLEHTPPPAHREACGCRTVYANCFSGDVEDGCGFDEELTIYEFSKRTRPKPAHSTPLASPTSPIPSPNILSLLRDTPRPLSTLSTTSSELSPLLSRPVSPTPPIGSLRSLTNKHYVGLKGGFVSLRQDINQLLLILDGPPPSSEPSKTDQDEGGEGGPNPTQGDGPTACCGGASPPPMTEPERNLLQAEARRLATGCQRATRVGWAPEEALRSLSNSFSALVQLSAACLRTHPCPGCDVCRNGGQIQSTDDDGGQKEALDKLKEIVGLYREFVGAVETAGAGAGSGGGMGSGDGQGEGEGVRLLAKRCTVLISSVFALTQLFRTHSPDTPGHTPLNF, encoded by the exons atggaggagaaagagaggagtagGAGTCGGTCTCTGTCTCGTAGCCGTAGGGCCACCCGGGTGCAGCAGGTGGTGGGGACGTTGATCAGACGCACCCGCGAATCACTCAGCAG AGAGCGGATCCTTGGGGATGGGAGGTCCAACCGGTCTGGCAGCGTGACCAGTCAGAACTTCCCAGTGAGGCTAACGGTTCAGATCATCAGAGACCCGGTGTTGGACTCCAGCGGTCATGGGTTCTCCCTCTCCAGAcagcaccctctgctggtcagggaCGTGGCTACAG gaggccCAGCAGAGGGCATACTGTACCCTGGAGACCAGGTGTTACAGATCAATGACCTGCTGGTGGACCATCTCAGCTATGAACAGCTGCAAGACATCACCAT GGACTTGGAGGACTTTGTCACAATGACAATCCTAAGGAACATGaca GGTCCTAAGTCGTCCATCATGTCGGCAGAGAAGAGGGCTCGTCTGAGGAGTAACCCGATCAAAGTACGCTTCGCAGAGGAAGTGGTTGTCAACGGTCACACTCAG GGGAACTCTCTTCTGTTCCTGCCCAATGTTCTGAAGGTGTATCTGGAGAACGGACAGACCAAGGCCTTCAAGTTTGACACTACCACCACCGTCAAA gACATCGTTCTGACTCTGAAGGACAAGTTGTCTATCCGCTGCATTGAGTACTTTGCTCTGGTGCTGGAACAGCAGTACAGCATCACCAAGCTACTGCTGCTGCACGAGGACGAGTTCATACACAAG GTGGTGCAGAAGAAGGAGAACAGCAGCCATGACTACAGGTGTCTGTTCCGGGTGTGTTTCATTCCCAGAGACCCCCTGGAGCTGCTACAGGAAGACCCCACCGCCTTCGAGTACCTCTTCCTCCAG agcGTCGGGGACGTTCTACAGGAGAGGTTTGCGGTGGAGATGAAGTGTACCACTGCACTGCGTCTGGCTGCCCTGCACATGCACGAGAGACTGAACAGTATAGGCTCCACCCGGACCTCTATCAGGAGCATCAC GAAAGAGTTTGGTCTGGACAGCTTCATCTCTCCCACTCTGCTTAGTAACATGAGAGAGAAGGACCTGAGGAAAGCCATCAGCTACCACCTCAAGAAGATCCAGTCACTGCTGGAGCCACAACAGAAG gtgATCCCCGCCACCCAGGCCCGGCTGGCCTACCTCACCCAGCTTGCAGAGCTCATCTCCTACGGGGGCCGCTCCTACACAGCCACCATGATG TTGCAGGACCGGGAGGCGCTGGTCAGTCTGTTGGTGGGGGCGCGCTATGGCCTGAGTCAGGTGGTTAACCACAAGCTCAACATGGTGTCCACCCTGGTAGACTTCAGCAGCATCAGTAGAGTGGAGCTGCTCTCTGAGTCAGACAGAGTCAGCCTGCTACGCATCTCCCTGCACGACATCAAG cctttTGCCTTACTGATGGACTCTCTGGCAGCCAAAGACCTGGCGTGTCTACTGGGGGGCTACTGCAAGCTCCTGGTGGaccccagagtgtgtgtgttccgtctGGGACGCCCCAAGGTCCGGGTGCACAGGATACCTGCTGAAGAAGGTGTGTGTGAAGGGAAGTTCACCGTTATAGAGGGAGTTTGCTATGAATCGCTGACAA GCTATGTGTCCCGCTGCTGTAGTGACTCCGATGACTCTTCAGATGAGGACTACCCCGCCGAGCCTCCACCAACGCACACCCGCAAACGCCACGCACCCGCCAGCAAAGacagggaggggtggaggagagaaaaggaggagcagagaggagcggagggaaagaaagaaagagctgAAAAAGAAGACAAAGACAAACATGAGGTGAAGATCATTGTGACGTCAGAGAAGGACATGGAAGTTGAGGAGGAGGACGGAAGAGAAGATGGAGGAAGCGAGATACATCTAGGAGGTAACGACAATAAAGGACCAGTGGAACAGGACATGGTACTGGATACCAACTGGTACCACACAGACCCGCGGGTCAACAGTAGCTTCTCCAGCCTGTCCAGTGGCTCTTTAAGTGCTGCCCTGGAGGAAAGCGGTGCCACAGCTGCAGCCAGGGGAGAGGACCCAGCCAAGGCCTCCTCTCGCGTGGACGCCCTGCGTGAGGACAGCCCCTCTCGCCGGTCCAAAAAGCCGACTCGGGGGATCACCACCCTGGATGTCCACCATCCGTTCCTCCTGGAGGTCACAGCTCCCTCTCCACAGCGCCAGAGAGAGGGCGCCACCGGCAGCACGGCCTCCGCCCCCGTGCGCCCCACCAACCTGAGTTACCGTAGCAACGATAGCTCGTGTCTTTGCTTCGCCGAGCTTTCCCAAGGCAGCTACCTCCCCAGCCCCCCCGAGGCCACCAGCGACGAGGAGGAGACGGAGGAAGTTGAGGACGACGATGATGAGGAGGAACTGAGACGGCTCTCTAAGATACCCAGTCAGATAGACCTGCGCCTCATCGACAAGATCTGCGCCCGGTCTAACAAAACTGCTTCCAACAACAAGTTAGACATCCCCAGAATCATCCCCAACCTCACCTCCTTCTGTGAAAAGAGGACTGTTTGTAGCTCCGCCCACAAAGGGGAGGAGCGTCTATCAATTCACTCTGGAGATTCCGAGCCTTTCCTCACGCCGTCccctaaccctcctcctcctattGCTAGGGAAAGTGCTTCGGAGTCAGATGATGAGTTCTTTGATGCCCAGGAGCGGTTCACTCCTCCAGTTCCTTCTGATGGTACAG aaaaCAGTTTGGATGCGGCTGACATTAAGAGGCACAGTAAACGCTGGAGTGGCACAGGGAATGGACTGCCAGTGGTACCAGAGAGGGAGCCTCCCTCACCCCTCAAAAAGAAGCACTCCTCCGCTGACCACAAGAAACAGCAGGAGACCCAACAAGACCCAAAGCCCCACTCAAACCAGGTTTCCACTCAGAGGGTTGATGCCAAGACCAAGCCTCCACCATTGGCCCCCAAGCCCCAGCTACCCATAAAACCTGAACTGGCCCCCAAGCCCCAGATGGGCCCCCAGAGGTCTCCCCAGCGCGGCGGTCCATACTCCCACTGTAACGGAGATGCTGGTGGGGGCCATGCGGGCCTGCTGGAGGTAGACACCATGGAACCAGACACCATGGAGTTTAAATCAGTCACCTCGGGAGCGGGGGGGCCTCCGCTCGCCTCCCCCCTCATCACGGCGGTACGGAAGAGCCAGCAACCCCCTGCTGGTCCACAGGGTGTGGAGAACGGGCCCAAGATAGAGAACAGTTCTAAGCAAGAGAACGGTTCTAAGAACGGGACTCATCACGTGCTTCCTAAGGACTGTGTTCCGGTCACTGCTGACAAGCAGACAGCTGATGTTGAAACTAAAACAAACAGGGTTTCCCTGCTGAAGGGAGAGGTCAGAACAGAGGTTGGTGTGGACCCCCCGAAAAAGCTGCCAAGTTTGTCCCCCATTCCACATTCTGCTTCAGGAGATGAGATCAGGTTGAGCCTGTCCACccctccaccactctctcccaaaccctcccctccttctctccatcccctaTCAGTCCTCCCCATCCCGGTCTCACCAAATGAGAAAGAGGGGATGTGTCCGCCGAATGGCCTCCACCCCTGGGTTAGTTGCAACGGGAGCAATCAGACTGGGAGGAGGGTCTCTCTGAGTCACGAGAACCTGTCGCCCAAAAATACAGACGCCCCCCTCAGCCTGACCACCTCCCTCACCACCTCCTCTAAAGGGACAGCGGGAGAACCAGAGAGCACAGGAAGGTCAGGGTCAGGTTCAGACCTGAGGGTCAGCTCATCCAGCCTGGGGGGCCGTCTGCCTACCTCAGCCCTGAGAGGGAGGATCCAGGCCCTGCCCTGGTACATGACCCGCTCCCAGGAGATCCTGGGCACCCTGGACCACTCTTCCACCAGCTCCATCAACGGGGATGTCACTTCCGGCTACGGCTCCGGTCTGTCAGTCAGCGGCGCCTCTGAGGTCAGCAAGGTCACTGCCCAGGCAACAGTTGGTGAGACTGCAGGGGGAAAAGGGAAGAAGGAAGGGGTGGAGGATGGAGCTGAGGTTGTCATAGCAACCATCAAAGAGTTCCAGGAAGTGACTCCGCGTGCGAAGGAGGCCAACGGGACGAGCGGGTCGCACCCCAACCTGACCCTGAGAGAAAACAGCGCACACGTCTCAGAACCCTACAGATTCCTGGGGTCCTGCAAGTCGGAGCAGCCTCAGTCCAGGCCCCACTCAGAGGTGGGGTTAGGGGGCGGTTCAGGCCCGCCCCTAGAGGGGGACTCTCTGGAGCACACCCCTCCCCCTGCCCACCGTGAGGCCTGCGGCTGCCGCACCGTCTATGCCAACTGCTTCAGCGGTGACGTGGAGGACGGCTGCGGCTTCGACGAGGAGCTCACCATCTACGAGTTCTCCAAACGCACGCGCCCCAAACCAGCCCATTCTACACCCCTggcctcccccacctcccccatccCCTCCCCAAACATCCTGTCCCTGCTGAGAGACACCCCTCgacccctctctaccctctccaccACCTCCTCAGAGCTCAGCCCACTCCTGTCCCGCCCTGTCTCCCCCACGCCCCCCATCGGCTCCCTGCGTTCCCTCACCAACAAGCACTACGTGGGGCTGAAAGGGGGCTTCGTCTCCCTGAGACAGGACATCAATCAGCTCCTACTGATCCTGGATGGGCCACCACCATCATCAGAACCCTCCAAAACAGATCAGGATGAGGGTGGAGAAGGGGGACCCAACCCAACCCAAGGGGACGGTCCAACCGCGTGCTGTGGAGGTGCAAGTCCTCCGCCCATGACGGAGCCTGAGAGGAATTTACTCCAGGCGGAGGCACGGCGGTTGGCAACAGGGTGCCAACGTGCCACGCGTGTGGGCTGGGCTCCAGAGGAGGCGCTTCGTTCCTTATCCAACAGTTTCAGTGCCCTGGTGCAGCTCTCCGCAGCCTGCCTGAGAACACACCCCTGTCCTGGATGTGACGTCTGCCGCAACGGGGGTCAGATCCAGAGCACTGATGATGATGGGGGCCAGAAGGAGGCTCTGGACAAGCTGAAGGAGATCGTAGGGCTGTACAGGGAGTTTGTTGGGGCTGTGGAGACTGCTGGAGCCGGGGCCGGGTCTGGCGGTGGGATGGGGTctggagatggacagggagagggCGAGGGGGTGAGGCTACTGGCCAAACGGTGCACGGTGCTCATCTCTTCCGTCTTTGCGCTAACACAGCTATTCAGGACGCACTCGCCGGACACGCCGGGTCACACACCTCTCAACTTTTGA